The proteins below come from a single Clarias gariepinus isolate MV-2021 ecotype Netherlands chromosome 17, CGAR_prim_01v2, whole genome shotgun sequence genomic window:
- the xrcc4 gene encoding DNA repair protein XRCC4, with product MKVTVREICIASEPDCTYYLRLEWAEDLGAGFVVLLCDGVSAWSGEVLEEDVTREAQEMEMPRERYVNELQLILTGEGQTDQSYSFHLAPKQSGSPMLQLSYEKVQNDMSFKFGMVELLPVPEPTKVIKELISYGLERSTRLQAKKYSLQKENHRLRNEQEHITSEMKRYIKEKETLEKELYNRFVLILNGKKDKIRTLQESIKQLEDTIQNEKCRRKKGVDSRGGQEHRDDELEKSDYGSTTDEEGNDHPTSQNFKPSSQVLASNPMDDSLNDIADVAPSRKRRLRGSQPVESQTKRPAWEQGQTLRIGPPKEAKVEESKVPFQQSKQVSPDPDDLFEDI from the exons ATGAAGGTCACTGTTCGCGAAATATGTATAGCGTCTGAACCTGATTGCACGTACTACCTCAGGTTAGAGTGGGCTGAAGATCTGGGAGCTGGTTTTGTTGTTCTGCTCTGTGATGGTGTTTCTGCATGGAGTGGTGAAG TATTGGAGGAGGATGTTACCAGGGAGGCCCAGGAGATGGAGATGCCAAGGGAGAGGTATGTCAATGAACTGCAGCTGATTCTGACTGGAGAGGGACAAACCGACCAGAGCTACAGTTTTCATCTCGCACCCAAGCAATCCGGAAGTCCCATGTTACAGCTGTCCTATGAGAAAGTACAGAATGACATGTCG ttcaAGTTTGGCATGGTGGAACTACTCCCTGTGCCAGAGCCCACTAAAGTCATAAAAGAGCTTATTAGTTATGGCTTAGAGCGCAGTACTCGCCTACAAGCCAAGAAATACAGCTTGCAGAAGGAGAACCATAGACTGAGGAACGAGCAGGAACATATCACTTCAGA AATGAAGAGGTATATCAAAGAAAAGGAGACATTGGAAAAAGAGCTGTACAATCGCTTTGTGTTGATCCTTAATGGAAAGAAGGACAAGATCCGCACTTTACAGGAGAGCATCAAACAGCTGGAGGACActatacaaaatgaaaaatgcaG ACGAAAGAAAGGGGTGGACTCTCGTGGAGGACAAGAGCATAGAGATGATGAACTTGAAAAGAGTGACTATGGAAGTACCACAGATGAGGAGGGCAATGATCATCCAACTTCTCAGAATTTTAAGCCTAGCAGTCAAG TGTTGGCAAGTAACCCAATGGATGACAGTCTCAATGACATTGCGGATGTGGCACCAAGCCGCAAAAGACGTCTGCGTGGTAGTCAACCCGTGGAGTCCCAAACAAAAAGACCAGCTTGGGAGCAGGGCCAAACCTTAAG GATTGGTCCTCCTAAAGAAGCCAAAGTAGAAGAGAGTAAAGTTCCATTTCAGCAGTCTAAACAAGTCAGTCCAGATCCTGATGACCTGTTTGAAGACATCTAA